The Methylomicrobium agile genome has a segment encoding these proteins:
- a CDS encoding PDDEXK nuclease domain-containing protein → MNDAKPLKSANAPLSSSDGLAPLFENIARVIQQARQQVQQAVNSEMVQCYWQIGCLIVEHEQRGQARAAYGKQQLQILSAQLTVEFGKGFDPRNLRNMRSFFLAYPNWNAVRTELSWTHYRTLLRVENPDARSWYQREAIEQYWSARALERQIDKLYYERLLSTQDKAPVQAEAEQKIAEENQREQQLRPQDVLRDPYILDFLNLPGQHWLESDLEQGLLDNLQAFLLELGKGFAFVARQQRIRTEDQDFYIDLVFYHFKLKCFLLIDLKLGKLTHQDVGQMDSYVRIYDQQQRSADDNPTIGLILCSQKSEAVVKYSVLTDSEQLFAAKYLPYLPTEAELKRELERERIKVQAQLLTKTDEADDD, encoded by the coding sequence ATGAACGATGCCAAACCCTTGAAATCAGCCAACGCCCCACTTTCGTCATCCGATGGACTAGCGCCGCTTTTCGAAAACATCGCCCGCGTTATTCAGCAGGCTCGCCAGCAAGTGCAACAGGCGGTGAATAGCGAAATGGTGCAATGTTATTGGCAAATAGGTTGTTTGATTGTTGAGCACGAGCAACGCGGACAGGCCAGAGCCGCCTACGGCAAACAACAATTGCAGATACTCTCCGCGCAATTGACGGTGGAATTTGGCAAGGGATTTGATCCTCGCAACCTGCGCAATATGCGAAGTTTTTTTCTGGCCTATCCAAATTGGAACGCAGTGCGTACCGAATTAAGCTGGACGCACTACCGCACCTTACTCCGGGTGGAAAATCCGGATGCCAGAAGTTGGTATCAACGGGAGGCGATAGAACAGTATTGGAGCGCCCGCGCACTGGAACGGCAAATCGACAAACTCTACTACGAACGCCTGTTGTCCACTCAGGATAAAGCGCCGGTTCAGGCCGAGGCCGAACAAAAAATTGCCGAAGAAAATCAACGTGAGCAACAACTGCGGCCCCAAGATGTATTGCGCGACCCCTATATTCTCGACTTTTTGAACCTGCCCGGCCAGCACTGGTTGGAATCCGATCTGGAACAAGGCCTGCTGGATAACCTGCAAGCCTTCTTGTTGGAATTGGGCAAAGGCTTTGCCTTTGTCGCCCGGCAACAGCGCATCCGAACCGAAGACCAAGACTTTTACATCGATCTGGTGTTTTACCATTTCAAGCTAAAGTGCTTTTTACTGATCGACCTGAAATTGGGCAAACTCACCCATCAGGATGTCGGCCAGATGGACAGCTATGTGCGCATCTACGACCAACAGCAACGCTCGGCGGACGACAACCCGACCATCGGCCTGATCCTGTGCAGCCAGAAAAGCGAAGCGGTCGTGAAATATTCGGTGTTGACCGACAGCGAACAATTGTTCGCCGCCAAATACCTGCCGTATCTACCGACCGAGGCGGAGCTGAAACGCGAATTGGAACGGGAGCGGATTAAGGTACAGGCGCAATTGCTGACTAAAACGGACGAGGCGGACGATGATTGA
- a CDS encoding restriction endonuclease subunit S produces MIEQLAEMPTYEAYKDSGVEWLGEIPAYWNIKRLKYEANVVLGKMLCTENKGNYQLKPYLKSKNIQWLNVDISSTDEMWFSPSEIELYRLMHGDLILSEGGEVGKTCIWNNELDECYIQNSAHKITFSKENNSRFFLYLFFITGKIGLFDSIVNRVSIAHLTKEKLTNIHFLFPPLFEQTAIAAFLDCKTAQIDQAVAIKEQQIALLKERKQILIQNAVTRGLDPNVPMRNSGVEWIGKIPEHWELITLKRIVYFIQTGPFGAELHAHDYVENGTPLINPKHMKEGNIIPDATCSVDNNTLLRLKKYQLANGDLIMARRGELGRCAVVSTKEHGWLCGTGSIVIRLKHDYFNVKYFFRIISGRGVAEVLGLDSVGSTMDNLNTAIVGNLVLPMPNMEEQTAIVTHIETQSAKIDQAIAIQQQQIDKLKEYKATLINSAVTGKVRISDAVQLEGVR; encoded by the coding sequence ATGATTGAGCAACTGGCGGAAATGCCGACTTACGAGGCTTATAAGGATTCCGGGGTGGAATGGTTGGGGGAGATTCCGGCGTATTGGAATATTAAAAGGCTTAAATATGAAGCTAATGTTGTTTTAGGGAAAATGCTCTGCACTGAAAATAAAGGCAACTACCAATTAAAACCATACTTGAAATCAAAAAATATTCAGTGGCTTAACGTTGATATATCCTCTACTGATGAAATGTGGTTTTCTCCATCAGAAATTGAGCTTTATCGCTTGATGCATGGTGATTTGATTTTAAGCGAGGGAGGCGAAGTTGGAAAAACATGTATTTGGAACAATGAGCTTGATGAATGTTACATTCAAAATTCAGCTCATAAGATTACCTTTTCAAAAGAGAATAACTCTCGATTTTTTCTTTACCTATTTTTTATAACTGGAAAAATTGGTTTATTTGACTCTATAGTTAATAGAGTGAGTATTGCTCATTTAACTAAAGAAAAGCTAACTAATATTCATTTTTTATTTCCACCACTTTTCGAACAAACCGCCATCGCCGCTTTTCTGGACTGCAAAACCGCGCAAATCGACCAAGCCGTGGCGATCAAGGAGCAACAAATCGCCTTGCTGAAAGAGCGCAAGCAAATCCTGATTCAAAATGCCGTTACCCGCGGCCTTGACCCCAATGTACCGATGCGCAACTCCGGCGTGGAGTGGATCGGCAAGATTCCGGAGCACTGGGAATTGATTACGTTAAAGCGCATAGTTTATTTCATACAAACTGGGCCGTTTGGGGCAGAATTACATGCCCATGATTATGTAGAAAATGGGACCCCTCTTATCAATCCCAAGCATATGAAAGAGGGAAATATAATTCCAGACGCCACCTGCTCAGTAGACAACAATACTCTGCTACGCTTAAAAAAATACCAATTGGCAAATGGTGATTTAATTATGGCCAGGCGTGGAGAACTGGGAAGATGTGCAGTTGTTTCAACAAAGGAACACGGATGGCTATGTGGCACAGGCTCTATTGTGATTCGGTTGAAACATGATTATTTCAATGTTAAATATTTTTTTAGAATAATATCTGGTCGAGGTGTTGCTGAAGTATTAGGATTAGATTCAGTAGGTTCAACGATGGACAACTTGAATACAGCTATTGTGGGAAATCTTGTTCTACCTATGCCAAACATGGAGGAACAAACCGCCATCGTCACCCACATCGAAACCCAATCCGCCAAAATCGACCAAGCCATTGCCATTCAGCAACAGCAAATCGACAAGCTCAAGGAATACAAAGCGACCCTGATCAACAGCGCCGTCACCGGCAAAGTCCGCATTTCTGACGCTGTTCAGCTTGAGGGGGTGCGATGA
- a CDS encoding Fic family protein, whose protein sequence is MKPYVPDQLPITELDYQRLFALVADASAELARYDGLLLGIPSPAVMLSPLTTREAVLSSKIEGTQATVDDVLEYDAGLAKEGENYKDIQEIANYRSALYQARDYLQDYPIRLGFILQLHKILMSSVRGENKEPGEFRRTQNWIGTAGCSIEQASFVPPDPLRLPDYLQALIGYMDREDSMCCCKQPWYTPNLNCCIRLTTVMAVLAGF, encoded by the coding sequence ATGAAACCCTATGTTCCCGATCAGTTGCCGATTACCGAGCTCGATTATCAACGCTTATTTGCGCTGGTGGCTGATGCCAGCGCCGAACTGGCGCGCTATGACGGCTTATTACTGGGCATTCCCAGCCCGGCGGTGATGCTGTCGCCGTTGACCACTCGCGAGGCGGTGTTGTCCTCCAAAATTGAAGGCACGCAGGCGACCGTGGACGATGTGTTGGAATACGACGCGGGTTTAGCCAAGGAGGGTGAGAACTATAAGGACATTCAAGAGATTGCCAATTACCGCTCGGCTTTATATCAGGCGCGGGATTATTTACAGGATTATCCGATTCGCCTAGGGTTTATTTTGCAACTGCACAAAATTTTGATGTCCAGTGTGCGTGGCGAAAACAAAGAACCCGGCGAATTTCGCCGCACGCAAAACTGGATTGGTACAGCAGGTTGCAGCATTGAACAAGCCAGTTTTGTCCCGCCTGATCCCCTGCGGCTGCCGGACTATCTGCAAGCCTTGATAGGTTATATGGATAGAGAGGACAGTATGTGTTGTTGCAAACAGCCGTGGTACACGCCCAATTTGAATTGCTGCATCCGTTTAACGACGGTAATGGCCGTATTGGCCGGATTTTGA
- a CDS encoding Fic family protein, whose translation MVHAQFELLHPFNDGNGRIGRILIPLFLYQKRLLAEPMFYLSEYLESHRDEYYQRLSSISSAGDWNGWIAFFLQAVAYQAKDNSRRVKEIMVLYETMKVQVHEITRSQYSVYLLDAIFNKPIFRVSDVTKQLSRTYAIHEKNTADLFRQLKEAGILSILQPGSGRRSATLCFPALLNLAEGRKIL comes from the coding sequence GTGGTACACGCCCAATTTGAATTGCTGCATCCGTTTAACGACGGTAATGGCCGTATTGGCCGGATTTTGATACCGCTGTTTCTGTATCAGAAAAGACTGTTGGCCGAACCGATGTTTTATCTGAGCGAATATCTTGAAAGCCATCGCGACGAGTATTATCAACGCTTAAGTTCAATTTCGTCGGCGGGTGACTGGAATGGCTGGATTGCCTTTTTCTTACAGGCGGTTGCTTATCAGGCCAAGGACAATAGCCGTCGCGTGAAGGAAATCATGGTGCTGTATGAAACGATGAAAGTTCAAGTGCATGAAATCACGCGGTCCCAGTATTCGGTGTATTTACTGGATGCCATTTTTAATAAACCGATTTTTCGGGTTTCAGATGTCACCAAACAGCTTAGCCGTACTTACGCGATACACGAAAAAAACACAGCCGATTTGTTTAGGCAGCTAAAAGAGGCTGGCATCTTGTCGATTTTACAGCCCGGTAGCGGTCGCCGTTCTGCAACGCTTTGTTTTCCTGCGCTACTGAATCTGGCGGAAGGGAGGAAAATTTTATGA
- a CDS encoding type I restriction endonuclease subunit R — MVSKTTEKELEIAIEKQLTGTCLEAQKSVAEVGDLPFSPNHGYQLGLAQDFNARYAIDSKRFWAFLEHTQHDGLEKLQKHGGDWRLKVLERFDKLIKKYGLLHLLKKGLSVDDATLHLMYPAPLASSSDKVKQNFADNLFSSTRQVRYSLSNTLEEIDLVLFVNGLPFATLELKNPWSGQTARYHGQKQYCEDRDINQPLLQFGRCLVHMAVDTDEIYMTTKLAGQQTFFLPFNQGHNFGAGNPPNPNGHKSAYLWQAVFSKNSVANIIQHFVRLDGSSKEPLDKRTLFFPRYHQLDVVRKLVAHAGQNGVGQTYLIQHSAGSGKSNSITWAAYQLIEAYPASLDTPGAIALEKPLFDSVIVVTDRRLLDKQLRDNIKDFSEVKNIVAPAFKSSELKSALEQGKKIIITTIQKFPFIIDGIADLSDKRFAVIIDEAHSSQSGSAHDNMNRAMGKSEQAEEDAVDVQDKILQAMQSRKMRGNASYFAFTATPKNTTLEKFGVKQADGSFEPFHLYSMKQAIEEGFILDVLANYTTYKSYYEIQKSVADNPLFDSAKAQKKLRAFVERHQQTIAVKAEIMLDHFIPQVVNSKKLKGKAKGMVITQNIEAAIRYYRAISQLLTDRGNPFKVAIAFSGTKEVDGIEYSEAQINSFAENETRDTFDKDEYRLLIVANKYLTGFDQPKLCAMYVDKKLQGVLAVQALSRLNRAAPKWGKKTEDLFILDFFNSVDDIKTAFDPFYTATRLSEATDVNVLHELKDALDEVAVYEWFEIEQFVELYFGNADAQQLSPIIDTAADRFNQELALDELAKADFKIKAKQFVKIYGQMAAIMPFEIAAWEKLFWFLKFLIPKLIVKDPSADRIDELLESVDLSSYGLERIKLNHGIGLDASESELEPSNSNPRGTHGGGGERDPLDEIIRSFNERWFQGWGATPEAQRIKFINIADGIKAHPDFQEKYQNNPDVHTRLLAFEKIFEDVILKNRRNELELYKLLANDPAFKAAMQQSLRQMVA; from the coding sequence ATGGTCAGCAAAACCACCGAGAAAGAACTGGAAATCGCGATTGAAAAACAATTGACCGGCACCTGTCTGGAAGCGCAAAAAAGTGTTGCCGAAGTGGGCGATTTGCCGTTCAGCCCCAACCACGGCTACCAACTCGGCTTGGCGCAGGATTTCAACGCCCGTTACGCCATCGACAGTAAACGCTTTTGGGCGTTTCTGGAGCACACCCAGCATGACGGGCTGGAAAAACTGCAAAAGCACGGCGGCGATTGGCGGCTTAAAGTACTGGAGCGCTTCGACAAGCTGATCAAGAAATACGGCCTGCTGCATTTGCTGAAAAAGGGCCTGAGCGTCGACGATGCCACCTTGCACCTGATGTATCCGGCGCCACTGGCCAGCAGTTCCGACAAAGTGAAACAAAACTTTGCCGACAACCTCTTTAGCAGTACCCGCCAAGTGCGCTATTCCTTGAGCAATACCCTGGAAGAAATCGATCTGGTGCTGTTCGTCAACGGTCTGCCGTTTGCCACGCTGGAACTGAAAAACCCCTGGAGCGGCCAGACCGCGCGTTACCACGGCCAGAAACAATACTGCGAAGACCGCGACATCAACCAGCCATTGCTGCAATTCGGCCGCTGTCTGGTGCACATGGCGGTGGATACCGACGAAATCTACATGACTACCAAACTGGCCGGGCAACAAACGTTTTTTTTGCCGTTCAACCAAGGCCACAATTTTGGGGCCGGCAATCCGCCCAATCCCAACGGCCACAAAAGCGCGTATTTATGGCAGGCTGTGTTCAGCAAGAACAGCGTCGCCAACATCATTCAGCATTTCGTGCGATTGGACGGTAGCAGCAAAGAGCCGCTAGATAAGCGCACCTTGTTTTTTCCGCGTTATCACCAACTGGATGTGGTGCGCAAATTGGTGGCGCATGCCGGTCAAAATGGCGTTGGGCAAACCTATTTGATTCAACACTCGGCCGGTTCCGGTAAATCCAATTCCATCACCTGGGCGGCGTATCAATTGATCGAAGCGTATCCGGCCAGTCTGGACACGCCGGGTGCTATCGCTTTGGAAAAGCCGCTGTTCGATTCGGTGATTGTCGTCACCGATCGCCGCCTGCTGGATAAACAACTGCGCGACAATATCAAGGATTTTTCCGAAGTCAAGAATATCGTCGCCCCGGCATTCAAGTCTTCGGAGCTGAAAAGCGCCCTAGAGCAAGGCAAGAAAATCATCATTACCACCATCCAGAAGTTCCCTTTTATCATCGACGGCATTGCCGATTTGAGCGACAAGCGTTTTGCGGTGATCATCGACGAAGCCCACAGTTCGCAAAGCGGCTCGGCGCACGACAATATGAACCGGGCGATGGGCAAAAGCGAGCAGGCCGAGGAAGACGCGGTGGATGTGCAGGATAAAATCCTGCAAGCCATGCAATCGCGAAAAATGCGCGGCAATGCCTCGTATTTTGCCTTTACCGCGACGCCGAAAAACACCACTTTGGAAAAGTTCGGCGTTAAACAAGCGGATGGCAGTTTCGAGCCTTTTCATTTGTATTCCATGAAACAGGCGATCGAGGAAGGTTTTATTCTGGACGTGCTGGCCAACTACACCACTTATAAAAGCTATTACGAGATCCAAAAATCTGTCGCCGACAATCCGCTGTTCGACAGCGCCAAGGCGCAGAAAAAGCTGCGCGCCTTTGTCGAGCGCCACCAGCAAACCATTGCCGTGAAAGCGGAAATCATGCTGGACCATTTCATTCCGCAGGTGGTCAACAGCAAAAAGCTGAAAGGCAAAGCCAAGGGCATGGTGATTACCCAGAACATCGAGGCGGCCATTCGTTATTACCGGGCGATTAGCCAGTTATTGACGGATCGAGGCAATCCGTTCAAGGTCGCGATTGCCTTTTCCGGCACTAAAGAAGTGGATGGCATCGAGTACAGCGAAGCGCAAATCAATAGTTTTGCCGAAAACGAAACCCGCGACACTTTCGATAAAGATGAATATCGCTTGTTGATCGTGGCCAACAAATACTTGACCGGATTCGATCAGCCCAAGCTGTGCGCGATGTATGTCGATAAAAAATTGCAAGGCGTGCTGGCCGTGCAGGCTTTGTCGCGGTTGAATCGGGCGGCGCCGAAGTGGGGCAAGAAGACCGAGGATTTGTTCATCCTGGATTTCTTTAACTCGGTGGACGATATTAAAACGGCCTTCGATCCTTTTTACACCGCCACGCGCTTGTCGGAAGCCACGGACGTCAATGTGTTGCATGAGTTAAAAGACGCGCTGGACGAAGTGGCGGTATATGAGTGGTTTGAGATTGAGCAGTTTGTCGAATTGTATTTTGGCAATGCCGATGCCCAGCAACTGAGCCCGATTATCGATACGGCGGCGGACCGGTTCAATCAGGAATTGGCGCTCGATGAACTGGCTAAAGCCGACTTCAAGATCAAAGCCAAACAGTTCGTCAAAATCTACGGACAAATGGCCGCCATCATGCCTTTTGAAATTGCGGCGTGGGAGAAGCTGTTCTGGTTCTTGAAATTTTTGATTCCCAAGCTGATCGTCAAAGACCCCTCTGCGGATCGGATTGACGAATTACTGGAGTCAGTCGATTTGTCGTCATACGGCCTGGAGCGCATCAAACTCAATCACGGCATTGGCTTGGATGCCAGTGAATCCGAATTGGAGCCGTCAAATTCCAATCCGCGTGGAACGCATGGCGGTGGCGGGGAACGCGATCCGCTGGATGAAATCATCCGCAGTTTTAACGAACGCTGGTTTCAGGGCTGGGGTGCAACGCCGGAAGCGCAACGCATCAAGTTCATCAACATCGCCGACGGCATCAAGGCGCACCCGGATTTCCAGGAAAAATATCAAAACAACCCCGATGTCCATACCCGGCTATTGGCATTCGAAAAGATATTCGAAGACGTGATACTCAAGAACCGGCGCAATGAATTGGAGCTGTATAAACTGCTGGCCAACGATCCGGCATTCAAGGCCGCCATGCAGCAGAGTTTGCGGCAAATGGTGGCTTGA
- the tolA gene encoding cell envelope integrity protein TolA, protein MRFFKGRPVLYGAAALLLLWTAFNAYDFYESHSDGIQPASDSRPAETQDQPVTAEPTTVPPLLPTNPAIPDTVPAPSAMESEGQEAAEQAAQAAARAQAEANALATAQQAQIASAIQAIRLKINHSWIRPVMAKKGLKCRVRVRLMPDGRVVDAEIIATSGDETFDTSARNAVLQASPLPVPADKDLFEKSFRSFTFTFTPS, encoded by the coding sequence TTGCGGTTTTTTAAGGGGCGTCCGGTTTTATATGGAGCCGCCGCTTTACTGCTTTTATGGACGGCGTTCAACGCCTACGATTTTTACGAAAGCCATAGCGATGGCATTCAACCGGCCTCGGATTCCCGGCCCGCAGAAACGCAGGATCAACCTGTAACGGCCGAGCCGACCACGGTCCCCCCTCTACTCCCCACCAACCCGGCGATTCCGGATACCGTACCGGCGCCATCAGCGATGGAAAGCGAGGGCCAGGAAGCCGCGGAACAAGCCGCCCAAGCAGCGGCAAGAGCGCAAGCCGAGGCAAACGCTCTCGCTACCGCACAGCAAGCCCAGATCGCCAGCGCGATTCAAGCCATTAGGCTCAAGATAAACCACAGTTGGATTCGCCCGGTAATGGCGAAAAAGGGCCTTAAATGCCGAGTCAGAGTCAGATTGATGCCGGATGGCCGTGTCGTTGATGCCGAGATCATTGCCACGAGTGGCGATGAAACGTTCGATACTTCGGCTCGGAATGCGGTGCTCCAAGCCTCGCCGCTGCCGGTTCCGGCCGATAAAGATTTGTTTGAGAAAAGTTTCAGAAGCTTCACTTTTACCTTCACCCCTTCATGA
- a CDS encoding cytochrome c biogenesis CcdA family protein: MIVGMGVYGLSLVAGMLSTLSPCTLPLIPIILGTALTAHRWGPWALAAGLALAYALAGIFLATVGQMIGLDPALFRYFAAGLLILFGGVLLSARLQGVFAEALAGLSRRGQSWLEHVATDSLAGQFLLGALLGIVWSPCVGPTLGAAIVLAGQGKDLVHVSAIMALFGVGAALPLVGLGLMSHQAMRRFRSRLLATGTLGKKLLGSMLLLLGSIVVTGMDKVFEAWILTHAPAWLSNLTISV; this comes from the coding sequence ATGATTGTGGGCATGGGCGTTTATGGGCTCAGTCTCGTAGCGGGAATGCTGTCCACGCTGTCGCCGTGCACGTTGCCGTTGATCCCGATCATTCTCGGCACCGCCTTGACGGCGCATCGATGGGGACCCTGGGCATTGGCTGCCGGTCTGGCGCTCGCCTATGCGCTGGCAGGCATCTTTTTGGCTACCGTAGGTCAGATGATCGGGTTGGACCCGGCGCTTTTCCGCTATTTTGCCGCCGGGCTATTGATCCTGTTCGGAGGGGTGTTGCTGTCGGCGCGATTACAAGGGGTTTTTGCGGAAGCCTTGGCGGGCTTGAGTCGCCGAGGTCAATCCTGGCTCGAACACGTAGCAACCGACTCTTTGGCAGGGCAGTTTCTGTTGGGCGCATTGTTGGGCATCGTCTGGAGTCCTTGCGTCGGCCCGACCCTGGGCGCGGCGATTGTGCTCGCCGGCCAGGGCAAAGACCTCGTTCACGTATCGGCCATCATGGCCTTATTCGGCGTGGGCGCCGCGCTGCCATTGGTTGGCTTGGGTTTGATGTCGCATCAAGCCATGCGGCGTTTTAGAAGCCGGTTGCTCGCGACCGGCACCCTCGGTAAAAAACTATTGGGCTCGATGCTGTTGCTGTTAGGTTCGATTGTGGTGACCGGGATGGATAAGGTGTTTGAAGCCTGGATTTTAACGCACGCCCCGGCATGGCTGAGCAACTTGACGATTTCGGTTTAA
- a CDS encoding thioredoxin family protein, which translates to MIPFLRSLILLGLLTGTAAASEEAFTQTAFDRLQQQGAPILVWIHADWCPTCRAQEPVLKELLEQEEFKPIRALRVDFDRQKEIVKAFKVLKQSTLIVFKGGKEVDRNLGVTREQDIADFLRKAL; encoded by the coding sequence ATGATTCCATTTTTGCGTTCCCTGATTTTACTGGGGTTGTTGACCGGTACCGCCGCGGCTTCGGAGGAAGCGTTTACCCAGACGGCTTTCGATCGTTTACAACAGCAAGGCGCTCCGATTCTGGTGTGGATTCATGCCGATTGGTGTCCGACCTGCCGCGCCCAGGAGCCGGTTTTAAAAGAACTGCTGGAGCAGGAAGAGTTCAAGCCGATCCGGGCGCTGCGCGTCGACTTCGACCGACAGAAAGAGATCGTGAAAGCGTTCAAAGTGCTCAAACAAAGCACCTTGATCGTATTCAAGGGCGGCAAGGAAGTCGACCGGAACTTGGGCGTGACCCGCGAACAGGACATCGCGGATTTCTTAAGAAAAGCCTTGTAA
- a CDS encoding IS5 family transposase (programmed frameshift): MSQPAHRRHDISDTVWSLLEPHLPGRAGAWGGKARDNRLFINAVFWILRTGAPWRDLPPDYGDWKNTHRRFCRWRDHGVWEALLEQLVTEPDYEWLMIDASHIKVHPHATGAQGGNQGMAVTKGGFNSKIHLAVDAHGMPVRILITAGTTADCSQASALIEGVDAQYLLADKGYDSDAIVAQAEANQMTVVIPPRRNRKQPRDYDRDLYKLRHLVENAFLHLKRWRGIATRYAKNTASFLAAVQIRCIALWTAIL, from the exons ATGTCCCAACCTGCCCACCGCCGCCATGACATTTCCGATACGGTTTGGAGCTTACTGGAACCCCATCTGCCCGGCCGTGCCGGGGCCTGGGGCGGAAAAGCGCGAGACAACCGCTTGTTTATCAATGCGGTCTTCTGGATTTTGCGTACCGGTGCGCCATGGCGCGACCTGCCACCTGACTATGGCGATTGGAAGAACACCCATCGCCGGTTTTGCCGTTGGCGAGATCACGGCGTCTGGGAAGCCCTGTTGGAACAGTTGGTCACCGAACCCGACTATGAATGGTTGATGATTGATGCCAGCCACATCAAAGTCCATCCGCATGCGACCGGCGCGCAAGGCGGCAATCAGGGCATGGCGGTCACAAAAGGGGGCT TCAACAGTAAGATACATCTGGCCGTGGATGCGCATGGTATGCCGGTCAGAATCCTTATTACAGCAGGTACCACAGCAGATTGTTCGCAGGCTTCAGCCTTGATCGAAGGCGTGGATGCTCAGTACTTATTGGCGGACAAAGGCTACGATAGCGATGCTATCGTAGCCCAAGCCGAAGCAAATCAGATGACGGTGGTCATTCCGCCACGCCGCAATCGAAAACAACCCCGCGACTACGATCGCGACCTGTACAAACTGCGGCATTTAGTAGAAAACGCGTTCTTGCACCTCAAGCGCTGGCGAGGTATTGCCACACGCTATGCCAAGAACACCGCATCGTTCCTGGCCGCTGTGCAGATCCGGTGCATCGCCCTGTGGACAGCTATCTTATGA
- a CDS encoding L,D-transpeptidase family protein, with product MNKPTAKIIAGLALTGLLVACSGHKPASLAPRIAAVKPQPQVQPDRQMQMYYIPPKPSGERTVADVLQIYGEHTTTKLKSYFAKAKVSYPPQEVTLVALKQEMKLELWARDSGAFRFIRDYRIRAASGVSGPKLRQGDMQVPEGIYRIAGLNPNSHFHLSMKLDYPNEFDLFHAWQEGRTNPGSDIFIHGQAKSIGCLAMGDETIEELFVLAAHTGAGNVKVVIAPHDPRTYPLAADIEGLPAWTPELYSIISREINALTPGVKSAKTGL from the coding sequence ATGAATAAACCCACAGCCAAGATCATTGCCGGCCTGGCCTTGACCGGATTGCTCGTCGCCTGTTCCGGGCACAAGCCTGCCTCCCTCGCGCCCAGGATCGCCGCCGTCAAGCCCCAACCCCAGGTCCAGCCCGACCGGCAAATGCAAATGTATTACATCCCTCCCAAGCCGTCCGGCGAACGGACCGTAGCGGATGTGCTGCAAATTTACGGCGAACATACCACGACCAAACTCAAATCCTATTTCGCCAAAGCCAAAGTTTCCTATCCTCCGCAGGAAGTCACCCTTGTGGCCTTGAAACAGGAAATGAAGCTGGAGCTCTGGGCCCGGGACAGCGGCGCATTCCGTTTCATCCGCGACTACCGCATCCGCGCCGCCAGCGGCGTGTCCGGCCCCAAACTGCGCCAGGGCGACATGCAGGTCCCGGAAGGCATCTACCGAATTGCGGGACTGAATCCGAACAGCCATTTCCATTTATCGATGAAGCTCGATTACCCGAACGAATTCGACCTTTTCCATGCCTGGCAGGAGGGGCGCACGAATCCCGGCTCGGATATTTTCATCCACGGCCAGGCCAAGTCCATCGGCTGCCTGGCGATGGGCGATGAAACCATCGAGGAACTGTTCGTGCTGGCCGCGCACACGGGCGCAGGAAACGTGAAAGTCGTGATCGCTCCGCACGATCCGAGGACTTATCCGCTGGCGGCGGATATCGAAGGACTGCCGGCGTGGACCCCGGAGCTGTATTCGATCATTTCCCGCGAAATTAACGCCCTGACGCCTGGGGTAAAATCGGCGAAAACGGGGTTGTGA
- a CDS encoding dienelactone hydrolase family protein — protein MAIVSNTVNYMDGDTVLEAFFAYDDAIEGRRPAVLINHAWGGRDEFVGNKAIKLAELGYVGFALDMYGKGVLGSGPEENAKLMQPFVDDRAKLQRRIGAALSAAKLLPWVDDKKIAAIGFCFGGLCVLDLARTGADLKGVVSFHGLLNAPGNTEDKPVRAKILALHGHDDPMVPPEQVLAFEREMTKAGADWQVHVYGHTMHAFTNPVANNPDFGTVYQADADRRSWIAMKQFLEEIFE, from the coding sequence ATGGCGATCGTCTCGAATACCGTCAATTACATGGACGGCGACACCGTTCTGGAAGCCTTTTTCGCCTACGACGACGCGATCGAAGGCCGCCGCCCGGCCGTATTGATCAATCACGCCTGGGGCGGCCGCGACGAATTCGTCGGCAACAAGGCGATCAAGCTCGCCGAACTCGGCTATGTCGGCTTCGCGCTCGACATGTACGGCAAAGGCGTGCTGGGCTCGGGCCCCGAGGAGAACGCGAAACTGATGCAGCCGTTCGTCGACGACCGCGCGAAGCTGCAAAGACGGATCGGCGCCGCACTGTCCGCGGCAAAGCTGCTGCCCTGGGTCGACGACAAAAAAATCGCCGCGATCGGCTTCTGCTTTGGCGGCCTCTGCGTGCTTGACCTGGCGCGGACCGGTGCGGACCTCAAGGGAGTGGTCAGTTTTCACGGCCTGCTGAACGCGCCGGGCAATACCGAAGACAAGCCCGTCAGGGCCAAGATCCTCGCCCTGCACGGCCACGACGACCCGATGGTGCCACCGGAGCAAGTACTCGCATTCGAACGGGAAATGACCAAGGCCGGCGCCGACTGGCAGGTGCATGTGTACGGCCACACGATGCACGCCTTCACCAACCCGGTCGCGAATAACCCGGATTTCGGCACGGTTTACCAGGCCGACGCGGACCGGCGTTCGTGGATTGCGATGAAGCAGTTTCTGGAGGAAATTTTCGAATAG